A single region of the Bacillota bacterium genome encodes:
- a CDS encoding DUF1015 domain-containing protein, giving the protein MAKLMPFRAVYYDPHKVGADLGAVIAPPYDVVDAEEGRRLADRHPWNVVRLELTIPPPGGQDPALYENAAKLWRAWCREGVLVADSEPSLYLCEHEFEWQGTRYTRRAVMGLLDLSEGVLVLPHEETMAHAKEDRMNLLRASHALPSPMLGLYEDPFGRVASTLACMRAASGPDLAATLPAEALRVWRVRDEPASAAIMKTVGSGPVVIADGHHRCESMKRLARETGNPKHMRIMAALVSISDPGVVVLPTHRVIAGWPEGSEASLVERVLSAFDVIDTRPFTPGSGEDGVRRLWTWLCSQISCSDGKTSFAVATRANMWILAYDGDTPEMLRRLDLEIAEEAVSCRKAAPDAACEVAYTHNGPAELAAIASGRMQVAVFPPAIPASEILKKAREGYLFPRKTTYFLPKAPAGLLMWDLDD; this is encoded by the coding sequence ATGGCGAAGCTTATGCCCTTTAGAGCGGTTTACTATGACCCTCACAAAGTGGGCGCGGATCTCGGTGCCGTCATCGCGCCGCCTTACGACGTCGTCGACGCTGAGGAGGGAAGGCGCCTGGCGGACCGGCATCCGTGGAACGTCGTCCGCCTGGAGCTCACCATACCGCCCCCGGGCGGACAGGACCCGGCTCTCTACGAAAATGCGGCGAAACTCTGGAGGGCGTGGTGCCGGGAAGGCGTGCTCGTTGCCGACTCCGAGCCGTCCCTGTACCTGTGCGAGCACGAGTTCGAGTGGCAAGGCACTAGATACACACGGAGGGCGGTGATGGGCCTTCTAGACCTGAGCGAGGGCGTCCTGGTCCTGCCCCACGAGGAAACCATGGCCCACGCCAAGGAGGACCGCATGAATCTTCTCCGTGCGAGCCACGCACTCCCGAGCCCGATGCTCGGCCTCTATGAGGACCCCTTCGGGAGGGTGGCATCGACGCTTGCCTGCATGCGGGCCGCGTCCGGGCCGGACCTTGCGGCGACCTTGCCAGCGGAGGCCCTCAGGGTGTGGCGCGTCCGCGATGAGCCTGCCTCAGCTGCCATCATGAAAACCGTCGGCTCGGGCCCTGTCGTCATCGCGGACGGTCACCACAGGTGCGAATCGATGAAGAGATTGGCTCGGGAGACCGGGAATCCGAAACACATGCGTATCATGGCGGCCCTTGTCTCCATCTCGGACCCCGGCGTGGTGGTACTCCCGACGCACAGGGTCATCGCCGGATGGCCCGAAGGCTCGGAGGCCAGCCTCGTGGAGAGGGTGCTCTCGGCATTCGACGTCATCGACACGAGGCCGTTCACACCTGGGTCCGGCGAGGACGGCGTACGCCGGCTGTGGACGTGGCTTTGCTCCCAGATCTCGTGTTCGGACGGCAAGACGTCGTTTGCGGTGGCCACGCGCGCTAATATGTGGATCCTGGCCTACGACGGCGACACGCCCGAAATGCTGAGGCGTCTTGACCTCGAGATCGCCGAGGAAGCCGTGTCCTGCAGGAAGGCCGCCCCGGACGCCGCATGCGAGGTGGCTTACACCCACAATGGCCCGGCGGAGCTTGCCGCAATAGCGTCCGGCAGGATGCAGGTCGCCGTATTCCCCCCAGCGATCCCTGCAAGTGAAATCCTGAAGAAAGCGCGTGAGGGCTATCTCTTTCCGCGGAAAACGACGTACTTCCTGCCGAAAGCGCCTGCGGGTCTTCTCATGTGGGACCTGGACGATTGA
- the serA gene encoding phosphoglycerate dehydrogenase: MMKVLVTDGVAREGIELLRKEAQVDVSRPLDEAALLERISECDGIMVRSATKVTARCIAAAGRLKVIGRAGAGVDNIDVDAATRKGIVVVNAPGGNSVAVAEHTIALLLCLARNIPQACAHVKSGGWERGKFMGTEVRGKVLGIFGLGRAGVEVAKRALALGMKVLAYDPGVSASKAASLGVVPAEPADVFANSDFISLHVPVTPETTGLIRRETIAIMKEGVRIINCSRGRVVDESALVEGLKSGKVAGAALDVLASEPPPPDHPLLGFDNVIVTPHLGASTTEAQINVAVETAKAMLAALRGEPVPNAVNIPVPAAEVFRELAPSIPLAEILGKFASQWSEGMIASVRVGWGGRLSSLDTRPLLNSVLKGVLSPLLGDDVNMVNAPILAKERGIAISELRVSDGDGNPNEISVETSTNKGTKQVAGVLSARQVPRLVQIDGYRLDMAFTAYMLVCPHVDQPGIIGMVGTTLGKAGVNISEMQVARKAKGGDAIMVLGIDSPAPPEALTEIARLAGVLSVKPVYLERPDSHSQTGAAQGG; encoded by the coding sequence ATGATGAAGGTACTCGTAACTGACGGCGTAGCCAGGGAAGGAATAGAGCTTCTCCGCAAGGAAGCCCAAGTCGACGTCTCAAGGCCGCTTGACGAGGCCGCGCTCCTCGAGCGGATCTCCGAGTGCGACGGGATCATGGTGAGGTCGGCCACCAAAGTGACCGCCCGGTGCATAGCTGCAGCCGGGCGCCTCAAGGTCATCGGACGGGCTGGCGCCGGCGTCGACAACATCGATGTCGATGCTGCCACGAGGAAGGGCATTGTGGTCGTGAACGCCCCCGGTGGCAACTCGGTCGCAGTCGCGGAACACACAATTGCGCTCCTCCTGTGCCTCGCTCGAAACATCCCGCAGGCCTGCGCCCACGTCAAGTCTGGCGGTTGGGAGAGAGGGAAGTTCATGGGAACGGAGGTCCGCGGCAAAGTGCTCGGCATCTTCGGCCTCGGCCGCGCCGGCGTCGAGGTTGCAAAGCGGGCGCTCGCCCTCGGCATGAAGGTCCTGGCGTACGACCCCGGTGTCTCCGCGAGCAAGGCCGCCAGCCTGGGAGTCGTGCCAGCGGAGCCCGCGGACGTGTTCGCGAACTCCGACTTCATCAGCCTCCACGTGCCGGTCACGCCTGAGACCACAGGCCTCATCCGGCGCGAGACGATCGCCATCATGAAGGAAGGGGTGCGCATCATCAACTGCTCCAGGGGCAGGGTGGTGGACGAATCCGCGCTCGTTGAGGGCCTCAAGTCGGGGAAGGTGGCCGGAGCGGCGCTCGACGTGCTGGCGTCTGAGCCTCCGCCCCCGGACCACCCGCTCCTAGGATTCGACAACGTCATCGTAACACCCCACCTCGGAGCGTCTACGACTGAGGCACAGATAAACGTGGCGGTCGAGACCGCGAAGGCTATGCTCGCGGCGCTCCGCGGCGAGCCCGTGCCGAACGCCGTGAATATCCCGGTCCCGGCGGCGGAAGTGTTCCGCGAGCTTGCGCCGTCCATCCCGCTCGCGGAGATCCTCGGCAAGTTCGCGTCGCAGTGGTCAGAAGGCATGATCGCTTCGGTCCGGGTGGGGTGGGGAGGGAGGCTGAGCTCCCTCGACACCCGGCCCTTGCTCAACTCCGTGCTTAAGGGCGTGCTCTCCCCGCTTCTTGGGGACGATGTGAACATGGTGAACGCCCCGATACTCGCGAAGGAAAGGGGCATCGCCATAAGCGAGCTGCGCGTGTCCGACGGGGACGGGAATCCGAACGAAATCTCCGTCGAAACTTCCACAAACAAGGGGACGAAGCAGGTTGCGGGGGTCCTCTCTGCAAGACAGGTGCCGCGGTTGGTCCAGATCGACGGGTACCGCCTGGACATGGCCTTCACTGCGTACATGCTGGTCTGTCCGCATGTGGATCAGCCGGGCATAATCGGCATGGTCGGCACGACGCTCGGGAAGGCTGGAGTGAACATCTCCGAGATGCAGGTCGCGCGGAAGGCGAAGGGAGGGGACGCCATCATGGTGCTTGGAATAGACTCCCCAGCCCCACCGGAAGCGCTAACCGAGATAGCCCGCCTCGCGGGCGTGCTCTCGGTGAAGCCTGTCTACCTCGAACGCCCGGATTCTCATTCTCAGACCGGGGCAGCGCAAGGAGGTTGA
- a CDS encoding alanine--glyoxylate aminotransferase family protein produces the protein MRHHQYLMIPGPTPVPQTVALAGAAPMINHRGPEFGELLKETTRGVQQILKTSNTVLTFPAAGTGAMEAAAVNLMTPGERVLVGVAGEFGARFAEILRVGGADVATVKSEPGYPVSSEAIRDALRKDPSITTVVVTHNETSTGVTMDLPGIRAAIDREDVLFVVDAVSSAGAVDIETDGWGIDVLVTASQKALMCPPGLAFVAVSPKAWDRVEKTRARSVYFSFANARKFLEKPTPQTPYTPAVSLLFSLREAVRQIFAEGPDAVFARHALLARATRAGMRALGLELLAADEWASNTVTAVKLPAGVDGHRLLGALRDRYGVILAGGMGELAGKIFRIGHVGAVSWSDIVVTLSALQMALSSLGVKAAHGAAVAAAERVFSEHGWPL, from the coding sequence GTGAGACACCACCAATACCTCATGATTCCGGGTCCGACCCCGGTTCCGCAGACGGTCGCGCTCGCCGGGGCGGCTCCCATGATCAACCATCGTGGTCCCGAGTTCGGGGAGCTGCTCAAAGAGACGACGCGTGGGGTGCAGCAGATCCTTAAGACCAGCAACACCGTGCTCACCTTCCCGGCGGCCGGGACGGGCGCTATGGAAGCCGCAGCCGTGAACCTCATGACGCCCGGGGAAAGGGTGCTCGTCGGAGTTGCGGGCGAGTTCGGCGCGAGGTTCGCCGAGATACTCCGAGTCGGTGGGGCGGACGTGGCTACCGTGAAGTCCGAGCCCGGGTACCCCGTGAGCTCCGAAGCAATTCGGGACGCGCTCCGCAAGGACCCGTCCATCACGACCGTCGTTGTGACCCACAACGAGACATCCACTGGGGTGACGATGGACCTGCCGGGGATAAGGGCCGCCATCGATCGGGAAGACGTGCTGTTCGTCGTGGACGCTGTGAGCTCCGCGGGCGCCGTCGACATCGAAACGGACGGGTGGGGGATAGATGTCCTCGTTACGGCGTCCCAGAAGGCCCTCATGTGCCCGCCCGGCCTTGCGTTCGTGGCGGTCAGCCCGAAGGCCTGGGATCGGGTTGAGAAGACCAGGGCGCGGAGCGTCTACTTCAGCTTCGCGAACGCACGCAAGTTCCTGGAGAAGCCCACCCCGCAGACTCCTTACACCCCGGCCGTGTCGCTCCTCTTCTCCCTGCGCGAAGCAGTGCGCCAGATCTTCGCCGAAGGCCCGGACGCGGTGTTTGCGCGGCACGCGCTCCTCGCGCGGGCGACGAGGGCCGGCATGCGCGCGCTCGGCCTCGAGCTGCTCGCAGCGGACGAATGGGCGTCGAATACGGTGACGGCGGTAAAGCTTCCCGCGGGTGTGGACGGGCACAGGTTGCTGGGAGCGCTCAGGGACCGCTACGGAGTCATCCTCGCTGGCGGAATGGGAGAGCTCGCAGGCAAGATCTTCAGAATTGGGCACGTCGGGGCTGTGAGCTGGTCCGACATCGTCGTCACGCTCTCAGCACTGCAGATGGCCCTAAGCAGCCTCGGCGTGAAAGCTGCGCACGGTGCCGCGGTTGCCGCGGCTGAGCGAGTTTTCTCGGAGCACGGGTGGCCGCTATGA